A segment of the Acidobacteriota bacterium genome:
GCTGAATGTGCATTCGAATCGTGTAAATATTCAGCAACTGCCCAAGCGATCGAAAGGCCGTCGAACGTTGATGTCCCCCGGCCGATCTCATCAAGCAAAATCAGGCCTCTCGGCGTCGCGTTGTGCAGTATCTCGGCAGTCTCGGTCATCTCGACCATAAACGTAGATCGTCCGGAGGCAAGATCGTCGGATGCACCGACTCGCGTCCAAACTCGATCTACGATCGGCAGCTTTGCACTTGTGGCGGGAACGAACGATCCGATTTGAGCCATTATCTGGATCAACGCTATCTGACGAAGGATCGTCGATTTTCCGCCCATGTTCGCACCGGTGATAATGAGTAAACGGTCGGTCGAATTGTTGAGTTTAATGTCATTCGGAATGAACGAAGTTCGGATAAATGCCTCTACGATCGGATGCCGACCGCTTTTGATCTCGATCTCGTCGCCGTCGTGCAAGGTTGGACAAACGTAATTTTGTCTGGCAGCGGCTTCGGCCAGCGAGCACAGAGCATCAAGTGTTGCGAAGGCACGTGCTGTCGACTGCAGTTTCCTCGTCTCGCCGCATACCTGCGATCGAACGCCTTGGAAAAGTTCGCTTTCAAGCCGTAGTATTTTGTCTTCCGCACCAAGCACCTTCTGCTCCCATTCCTTAAGTTGGGGAGTTATGTACCGTTCAGCATTGGCAAGCGTTTGGCGTCGTTCATAGTCGTCGGGCACGCGGCTGACATTGCCCTTTGAGATCTCAATGTAATATCCAAAAACGTTGTTAAAACGCACTTTGAGATTCGATATCCCTGACCGATTCCGCTCATCAGCCTCAAACGCTGCGATCGTCTGCTTGGCCGACATAGCGATGCCTCGAAGATCATCAAGCTCAGAATCAAATCCGGCTCGAATAACGCCGCCGTCGCTAACATTCAGCGGCGGCTCGTCGGCCATCGCACGGTCGATCAGATCGCGAATCTCCGGTATTTCAAAGATGTTTTCTGACAAAACTTGTAAAAGGAGGGAAGTCGCATCGCTCAAGACGCTATTGACGGCGGGCGATTGTTTGATAGACCGATTCAACGCCAAGAGATCCCGCGGCGATGCCGTGCCGAGATTGAGGCGGCCGATAAGGCGTTCGAGATCGCTGACATCCTTGAGCAAAAAGCGAAGTTTTTCACGAAAGATCGTGTCCGATAACTCGTTGACGGCCGAAAGGCGTGTTTGTATCTCGCTTCGCTTGAGTGACGGGCGCAGCAGCCATTGCCTGAGCAGCCGAGAACCCATCCCTGTCACCGTGTGATCTAGAACACCAAACAAAGTCCGCTTATAGCCCTCTCCGCGGGACTCGACGATCTCAAGGTTTCTCAATGTTACTGCATCAAGCACCATGTGATCGGCCGGTTCAAAGTACTCGACTGCCGAAATATGCCCTGCGACCGTTTTCTGCGTCTCCCGTGCGTATGTGAGACACGCCCCGGCTGCACGAATCGAGTCCGTTTTTCCGTCAATGCCAAATGCCCTGAGTTCGTTGACCCCAAATTGCGCCTTTAAGAGCTCGGAGCAATCTTCGAGTCCAAAATTATCATTCTCCTGAGGTGTCAATGTCGCACGCCCACCGGTCGCAGGCGAATCATCTGTGAAGAGCGAATTCTCATCATTTTCCCCAAAGGTCGACAAAATCTCACTTTCAAGCGACTTCGGATATAAGATCTCGCGCGGAGAAAACGCTTCGACCTGATCGCAGATCTTGTCCCAAGAGCCTGCACCCGATATCTGAGTTGTCGAAAAATGCCCAGCCGAAAGCTCAAGAAAGGCAGCAGCGAATGTATCACCGCTCCCACAGATAGCCGCGAGGTAGATAGAATCTCTGGATTCGACAAGTTGGGTATCAATTGCTGTTCCGGGGGTGATGACGCGGACGACTTCGCGCTTCACTAGTTTTACGCCCTTTCCCGCATCTTCGGTCTGTTCGCAAATCGCAACGCGATAGCCTTTTCGCACCAACTTTGAAATGTAATTCGCCGCAGCATGATGTGGAACCCCGCACATAGGAACAGGATTAGGTGAATCCTTATGGCGTGCTGTCAGCGTGATCTCGAGTTCACGCGAACCTAAAATAGCGTCCTCATTGAACATTTCATAGAAATCACCGAGCCGGAAGAACAGAAGGGTTCCTGGATATGACTTTTTTATCTCCAGATACTGCCGGAGCATTGGTGTGGCATTTTCCATCGATGTTTCTTAAGTAGAATCAAAGTTTAGCGAAAATACGAAAACTTTCAAAACGTTTGTTTTCAAAGTAAGGCGAATTTGCTAGAATAAACGTTTGCATTTAGTAGTCTGTTTGGCAAAAATAGAAGCGGTTCTCATTTATTCGCCGCCCGACGCGGTTACCAAAGTCTCTTCCCGAGTCGAATTTTGGTCTTGGATGGAAGATATGAAGTATTACATTAACTTTGCATTGATAATCGCGATACTCGCGATCTGTTCGTTTGACACGAAAGCCCAAACACCCTCGGCGTCCCCGAAGAGTCCGGTTGCCATATTTGGTGCCGATAATAACGATCAAGATGATCGTTACAGAATTGGGTTTCAGGACGTGCTTGATATTCAGGTCTTTCGGAAGCCAGAATTGAATATCAGAACTCATGTTAATCCGAACGGAATGATCTTTTTATATCGGCTCGAGAAACCTATCGTCGCCGTCTGCAAGACCGAACGGGAACTCGCGGTCGATATCGAAAACGCGTACAGGGTCAGCTATCTTAAGGATCCGAAGGTCAATGTCGTCATTGCTGAACAAAATTCGCAGCCGATCTCGGTCATCGGCTCTGTCGAAAAGCCCGGACGGTATCCTGTTCAGAAACGCATGCATTTGCTCGAAATACTCGCTCTCGCAGGCGGCCCGAATAAAGAGTCGGGGACCAGGATAATGGTCGCACGAGCGGGAAATTCAGCAACATGCCGGACGGACGGCACCAAAGCTGCAGACGACGACACTATTGGACTCATGAACTTCAAGATCCGCGATGTTCTGGAAGGGCGCAAAACTCTCCTGATGGAGCCCGGCGATATCGTGTCCGTACTCGCAGCGGATCTGGTATACGTCTACGGTAACGTCGTCGAACCGGGCCAGATACAAGTTCGTGAACCAATCACGCTTACACAGGCGATCGCATCATCGAAGGGACTGAAAGCGGCAACCGATAAGGGCGTCGTACGAATTCTAAGACAGAAAGCTGATAGCCTCGAACGCGACGACATTCCATTCAATTTGGTCGATATTGAAAAGGGTCTTGCAAAGGATCCCTATCTCGAACCTAATGACATTGTCGCTGTTTCGAAAGATGGAACGAAGGCTTTTATGAATGGCTTTGTCAAAGCTTTTACTAACGGCCTTCCGACGCTGATCGCTCGAGGCGTCGCATTTTAGATCGATATGAAAGAGACACGCAGCATAATGCCGACGCCGATGGCTGAATCGGTCGAACTCGAACGCCAGTTCGAACCCGCGATCGCTGGAACGGGCCGGTATCCGCAGTACCGTGACAACGTCACACCGGACGGCTTTCAGCTGGCTGATTATTGGCACGCCATCCGCAAGCGCTTGTGGCTGGTAATCGGAATTGCCGTACTGATCACGACCCTAACAGCGATATATATGGCTCGCAAGCCCAATATTTATATGGCTCGAGCCGTCGTTCAGGTCGATCTGGAACAAAATAACCCCGACCTTGTCACAAAAGATCTGCAGAGGCCCGCCTCTAATCCGGACCCGTCATACTTCAATACACAGTTGCAGCTTTTGGCCAGCGACAGTGTACTTCGACGAGTTGTAAAAGAACACAATCTTGACACGAACAAGGAATTTCAGCTTGCACGGGCAGAAGGAAGCGTTTCTTGGTGGCGAAGTTTACTGCGATCGGTGGGAATGGCAAGCAGCCCGCCGACCGCAGATGAGTCAATCATTGCAGATTCTTCACTTGCAAGTTCCGAAGACATGGCCGAGGCCGTGCGTCTAGCTCCCTTTGTGGAGCTAATTCGAAAAAGCCTCAGTGTTGAGCCGGTACGCGACGCCCGCGTCACGGTTAAGGACACCCGATTGATCGAGTTAAGATTTTCGAACACAAACCCGTTCCTGGCGGCGTTCGTTACGAACGGTCTTGCGGAGACATTTACGACGATGAATCAGGAAAAGCGTTCGGGCACGAGCCGCAAAACGAACGATTTTCTTCAAGATCGAATTGCCGGGCTGCAGGCTGAGATCAAATCGGACGAAGAGAAGCTCTTCAACCTTACAAAGGATGAGGGAATTCTAAAGACTGACGGTGAGCAAACCGTAGTTCTTGAACGCCTTGCCGGACTCAATAAGCAACTGCTCGAAGCAGAGAATAACCGAAAGAACGCTGAAGCAAATTATCGTACGGTCGAGGCAGATCCGGCGAGGCTTAAAGCTCAGGTCGAAGAACTTTCGGTTCGATTTATTACTGAGCAGGAAAATAATATCCGAACGCTCCAAACCGATACCCTTAAGCGTGTTGC
Coding sequences within it:
- the mutS gene encoding DNA mismatch repair protein MutS, whose protein sequence is MENATPMLRQYLEIKKSYPGTLLFFRLGDFYEMFNEDAILGSRELEITLTARHKDSPNPVPMCGVPHHAAANYISKLVRKGYRVAICEQTEDAGKGVKLVKREVVRVITPGTAIDTQLVESRDSIYLAAICGSGDTFAAAFLELSAGHFSTTQISGAGSWDKICDQVEAFSPREILYPKSLESEILSTFGENDENSLFTDDSPATGGRATLTPQENDNFGLEDCSELLKAQFGVNELRAFGIDGKTDSIRAAGACLTYARETQKTVAGHISAVEYFEPADHMVLDAVTLRNLEIVESRGEGYKRTLFGVLDHTVTGMGSRLLRQWLLRPSLKRSEIQTRLSAVNELSDTIFREKLRFLLKDVSDLERLIGRLNLGTASPRDLLALNRSIKQSPAVNSVLSDATSLLLQVLSENIFEIPEIRDLIDRAMADEPPLNVSDGGVIRAGFDSELDDLRGIAMSAKQTIAAFEADERNRSGISNLKVRFNNVFGYYIEISKGNVSRVPDDYERRQTLANAERYITPQLKEWEQKVLGAEDKILRLESELFQGVRSQVCGETRKLQSTARAFATLDALCSLAEAAARQNYVCPTLHDGDEIEIKSGRHPIVEAFIRTSFIPNDIKLNNSTDRLLIITGANMGGKSTILRQIALIQIMAQIGSFVPATSAKLPIVDRVWTRVGASDDLASGRSTFMVEMTETAEILHNATPRGLILLDEIGRGTSTFDGLSIAWAVAEYLHDSNAHSAKTLFATHYHELTELAENLPGAKNYQITAGEQGGEIVFFHKLQQGKASKSYGIAVAKLAGLPNSVIERANDVLAKLEQYELAVFANEKKTGLAKAAGGQAATQFSLFAIANESAIDELREVEISELSADEAKLLLERIKKKII
- a CDS encoding SLBB domain-containing protein; translation: MKYYINFALIIAILAICSFDTKAQTPSASPKSPVAIFGADNNDQDDRYRIGFQDVLDIQVFRKPELNIRTHVNPNGMIFLYRLEKPIVAVCKTERELAVDIENAYRVSYLKDPKVNVVIAEQNSQPISVIGSVEKPGRYPVQKRMHLLEILALAGGPNKESGTRIMVARAGNSATCRTDGTKAADDDTIGLMNFKIRDVLEGRKTLLMEPGDIVSVLAADLVYVYGNVVEPGQIQVREPITLTQAIASSKGLKAATDKGVVRILRQKADSLERDDIPFNLVDIEKGLAKDPYLEPNDIVAVSKDGTKAFMNGFVKAFTNGLPTLIARGVAF